In Nocardioides cavernae, a single genomic region encodes these proteins:
- a CDS encoding DUF58 domain-containing protein, with product MSDRAGTRGGAARRLAALRPSRFVGPLRLLTPLGRGVLATGVVATALSVRLNWLEFTQLAVVAFGLLLVALAWQVLPGAPSATIVLRQHRTIVGASPPVAVLAVEAGAVPMLFPRVVVPVGGRTVRLRLPFLRPFSRHDEVIELPVMPRGAHAVGPVSYEKTDPVGLMSRRHEMGGVLELLVSPQVTDLAVFAGGLANDLDGATSQQLSMSDLAFHALREYVPGDDLRHVHWRSSAKAGQLLVRQFHETRRGHVTVLLDGSRASYPRARDFELATSVATSVALRAVRDDFDTYLRCGAHLAHSRHPVAMTDAACRFALEDGDAYLAHAAEAAGSVAGTGLVVQVTGASRALVDLDMAAAQFGRGADWIVVRADSQGETAVRDSGPLRELSVPDLARLQDLMARGMR from the coding sequence GTGAGCGACCGGGCCGGCACACGGGGCGGCGCCGCACGGCGGCTCGCCGCGCTGCGGCCCTCGCGGTTCGTGGGTCCGCTCCGCCTGCTGACGCCGCTCGGTCGCGGGGTCCTGGCGACGGGGGTCGTCGCGACCGCACTGTCCGTGCGGCTGAACTGGCTGGAGTTCACCCAGCTCGCTGTCGTCGCCTTCGGGCTGCTGCTGGTGGCGCTGGCGTGGCAGGTGCTACCCGGTGCGCCGTCGGCGACCATCGTGCTGCGGCAGCACCGCACGATCGTGGGTGCGTCGCCTCCGGTCGCAGTCCTCGCGGTCGAGGCAGGCGCGGTCCCGATGCTGTTCCCGCGCGTGGTGGTGCCCGTAGGTGGCCGCACCGTGCGCCTGCGCCTTCCGTTCCTGCGGCCTTTCTCGCGGCACGATGAGGTGATCGAGCTCCCCGTGATGCCTCGTGGAGCTCACGCCGTCGGACCGGTGAGCTACGAGAAGACCGATCCAGTCGGCCTCATGAGTCGCCGCCACGAGATGGGTGGGGTGCTCGAGCTGCTCGTGTCGCCGCAGGTGACCGACCTGGCTGTCTTCGCCGGGGGACTGGCCAACGACCTTGACGGGGCGACGAGCCAGCAGCTCTCGATGAGTGACCTGGCCTTCCACGCGCTGCGGGAGTATGTCCCCGGCGACGACCTACGGCATGTGCACTGGCGCTCCTCGGCCAAGGCGGGGCAGCTGCTCGTCCGGCAGTTCCACGAGACGCGACGCGGTCACGTCACGGTGCTCCTCGACGGCTCGAGGGCGTCCTACCCCCGCGCGCGGGACTTCGAGCTCGCGACCTCGGTCGCGACCTCGGTCGCGCTGCGGGCCGTACGGGACGACTTCGACACCTACCTGCGCTGCGGAGCGCACCTCGCCCACAGCCGTCATCCGGTCGCCATGACCGATGCCGCGTGCCGGTTCGCGCTGGAGGACGGCGACGCCTACCTGGCTCACGCGGCAGAGGCGGCCGGATCCGTTGCCGGGACGGGCCTCGTCGTCCAGGTGACGGGCGCTTCCCGGGCCCTCGTCGACCTGGACATGGCAGCTGCGCAGTTCGGCCGCGGCGCGGACTGGATCGTCGTACGCGCGGACAGTCAGGGAGAGACGGCCGTGCGTGACAGCGGGCCCCTGCGCGAGCTGTCCGTCCCGGACCTGGCACGGCTGCAGGACCTGATGGCGAGGGGGATGAGGTGA
- a CDS encoding AAA family ATPase produces MSELATVHPDDVRWYADTFDQVQHNVEAAVLGKRHVVRLGLTCLVSGGHLLLEDLPGTGKTMLARALAKSLDCSFARIQFTPDLLPSDITGVTVYDQVQGQFSFHPGPLFHSMVLADEINRASPKTQSALLEVMEEGHVTVDGKTHEVRRPFMVIATQNPIEQAGTYQLPEAQLDRFLMRTSVGHPDAESTEALLAESRIRDRAADLVPVVTAREIERMSRLADMVHVDPAIISYVRRLAEASREVPGVRIGLSTRGCLAWIRAAKAWALAERRGHVVPEDIATLAHPVLGHRLLMGSGAAYGGTTSDEVIDDLLAQVPAPRDRA; encoded by the coding sequence ATGTCCGAGCTCGCGACCGTCCACCCTGACGATGTGCGGTGGTACGCCGACACGTTCGACCAGGTCCAGCACAACGTCGAGGCGGCCGTCCTCGGCAAGCGGCACGTCGTCCGTCTCGGGCTGACCTGCCTCGTCTCCGGTGGGCACCTCCTGCTGGAGGACCTCCCGGGCACGGGCAAGACGATGCTGGCCCGGGCATTGGCGAAGTCGCTCGACTGCTCGTTCGCGCGCATCCAGTTCACGCCCGACCTGTTGCCCTCGGACATCACCGGCGTCACGGTCTACGACCAGGTGCAGGGTCAGTTCTCGTTCCACCCCGGGCCTCTCTTCCACAGCATGGTCCTGGCCGACGAGATCAACCGCGCGTCGCCGAAGACACAGTCGGCGTTGCTGGAGGTGATGGAGGAGGGGCACGTCACAGTCGACGGCAAGACCCACGAGGTCCGCCGGCCGTTCATGGTGATCGCGACCCAGAACCCGATCGAGCAGGCCGGGACCTACCAGCTGCCCGAGGCGCAGCTGGACCGGTTCCTCATGCGCACGAGCGTCGGACACCCCGACGCGGAGTCGACCGAGGCACTGCTGGCGGAGTCGCGCATCCGCGACCGGGCGGCGGACCTCGTGCCCGTGGTCACGGCTCGTGAGATCGAGCGGATGAGCCGGCTGGCGGACATGGTCCACGTCGACCCGGCGATCATCAGCTACGTACGCCGACTCGCCGAGGCCTCCCGCGAGGTGCCCGGGGTCAGGATCGGCCTGTCCACGCGCGGCTGCCTGGCCTGGATCCGGGCCGCCAAGGCGTGGGCGCTCGCCGAACGTCGCGGGCACGTGGTGCCCGAGGACATCGCGACGCTTGCCCACCCGGTGCTGGGCCACCGGTTGCTGATGGGCTCGGGTGCGGCCTACGGGGGCACGACCTCCGACGAGGTCATCGACGACCTGCTCGCGCAGGTGCCCGCCCCCCGCGACCGCGCGTGA
- a CDS encoding DUF3068 domain-containing protein, whose product MRKVIAAVLVGLGSFLLVAALTVVLWGGDAVKKTPLDTDSVTNLSGTADKLNPASGDVESLQVKAASVTKADAELSDDDVVVFVNTTCLVIDEGDTPQCVDESDDRLVSASSDVFATDRRTAEAVNDPQYVPPSAEEKSGLVNKWPFDAEKKDYTYWDGMLGEAVDATYDGTETLEGLETYKYHVLVEEESAEVVEGIDGVYSQDKFIWIDPTTGSIVNQTQHEVRELEDGSPLLDMQLAFTDEQVEANVADAKDNGRSLDLLTKTLPLIGFIGGAIALLAGLFLFLRGRRDTTA is encoded by the coding sequence GTGCGCAAGGTCATCGCCGCCGTCTTGGTCGGCCTTGGTTCGTTCCTGCTCGTCGCCGCGCTCACCGTCGTCCTCTGGGGCGGGGATGCGGTCAAGAAGACCCCGCTGGACACGGACTCGGTGACCAACCTGTCCGGCACGGCCGACAAGCTCAACCCGGCATCGGGTGACGTCGAGTCGCTCCAGGTCAAGGCTGCCAGCGTGACGAAGGCCGACGCGGAGCTGTCCGACGACGACGTCGTCGTCTTCGTCAACACGACGTGTCTGGTGATCGACGAGGGCGACACGCCGCAGTGTGTCGACGAGTCCGACGACCGGCTCGTGAGCGCCAGCAGCGACGTGTTCGCCACCGACCGCCGGACGGCCGAGGCCGTGAACGACCCCCAGTACGTCCCGCCGAGCGCCGAGGAGAAGTCGGGCCTCGTCAACAAGTGGCCCTTCGACGCCGAGAAGAAGGACTACACCTACTGGGACGGCATGCTGGGCGAGGCGGTCGACGCCACCTACGACGGCACCGAGACGCTCGAGGGTCTCGAGACCTACAAGTACCACGTGCTCGTGGAGGAGGAGTCGGCCGAGGTCGTCGAGGGCATCGACGGTGTCTACTCCCAGGACAAGTTCATCTGGATCGATCCGACGACGGGATCCATCGTCAACCAGACCCAGCACGAGGTGCGCGAGCTCGAGGACGGCTCGCCGCTGCTCGACATGCAGCTCGCGTTCACCGACGAGCAGGTCGAGGCCAACGTCGCGGACGCCAAGGACAACGGACGATCCCTGGACCTGCTCACCAAGACCCTGCCGCTCATCGGATTCATCGGCGGTGCGATCGCACTCCTGGCCGGCCTGTTCCTGTTCCTGCGCGGGCGCCGCGACACGACGGCCTGA
- a CDS encoding acyltransferase family protein, which yields MTTDSATQVEIAHEFPALDTVRAIGAIAVLTTHAAFQTGSYLGSGAWGTFLARLDVGVAIFFVLSAFLLARPHLARAATGRPAPDLGSYGRKRVLRIAPAYVVTAVLALAVFPKNADEGPLDWLSTLLLLDIYTRDKLPHGLTHMWSLAVEVAFYVLLPLLMLVALGRGRRRILRPRRTLAVLATMAAVTVWWHLEGTPLLDPRVPGGTGLWLPGYLTWFAVGIGLALLHVRHQQGVGTVVERRLVELGRMPGTCWVLVAGLVLAVSTPLAGPVLFVAGTPSETLLKNVVYSIIGGLIVLSGVFADPQRGYGRLMSHPVCRHLGQISYGVFCLHLSIISLVLWSTDYRLFGGNGLEVWALTLVASIAAAEVLYRVVERPALRLGRTRSSSSSHTQAATAERDSTTSR from the coding sequence GTGACGACAGACTCCGCCACGCAGGTCGAGATCGCGCACGAGTTCCCCGCGCTCGACACGGTGCGCGCCATCGGCGCCATCGCGGTCCTGACCACGCACGCCGCCTTCCAGACCGGCAGCTACCTCGGCTCGGGCGCGTGGGGCACGTTCCTCGCTCGCCTCGACGTCGGCGTCGCCATCTTCTTCGTGCTGTCCGCCTTCCTGCTCGCGCGCCCCCACTTGGCCCGGGCCGCCACGGGTCGGCCGGCCCCCGACCTCGGCTCGTACGGCCGGAAGCGAGTCCTGCGGATCGCCCCCGCCTACGTCGTGACGGCAGTGCTGGCGCTCGCCGTGTTCCCGAAGAACGCCGACGAGGGACCGCTGGACTGGCTCTCGACGCTGCTTCTCCTCGACATCTACACCCGCGACAAGCTGCCGCACGGGCTCACCCACATGTGGAGCCTCGCCGTCGAGGTGGCCTTCTACGTCCTGCTGCCGCTCCTCATGCTGGTGGCGCTCGGGCGCGGCCGTCGCCGGATCCTGCGTCCCCGCCGCACGCTCGCCGTGCTTGCGACCATGGCCGCCGTCACCGTGTGGTGGCACCTCGAGGGCACCCCCCTGCTCGATCCTCGGGTCCCCGGCGGCACCGGCCTCTGGCTACCCGGCTATCTCACGTGGTTCGCGGTCGGGATCGGGCTCGCGCTGCTCCACGTACGCCACCAGCAGGGCGTCGGCACCGTCGTCGAGCGACGGCTGGTCGAGCTCGGTCGGATGCCGGGCACCTGCTGGGTGCTCGTGGCCGGACTCGTGCTCGCCGTCTCCACCCCGCTCGCCGGCCCGGTGCTCTTCGTCGCAGGCACCCCGTCGGAGACACTGCTGAAGAACGTCGTCTACTCGATCATCGGCGGGCTCATCGTGCTCAGTGGTGTCTTTGCCGACCCGCAGCGCGGATACGGACGGCTCATGTCGCACCCGGTCTGCCGACACCTCGGCCAGATCTCGTACGGCGTCTTCTGCCTCCACCTGTCGATCATCAGCCTGGTGCTCTGGAGCACCGACTACCGTCTCTTCGGCGGCAACGGCCTGGAGGTGTGGGCGCTCACCCTCGTCGCCAGCATCGCAGCCGCGGAGGTGCTCTATCGCGTCGTGGAGCGACCTGCCCTGCGACTCGGGCGCACCCGATCCTCCTCGTCGAGCCACACCCAGGCCGCCACGGCCGAGAGGGACAGCACGACCAGCAGGTGA
- a CDS encoding alpha-(1->3)-arabinofuranosyltransferase: protein MEPGARAAQAVNQEGSRFGWRLVAACALLTGLALTQSAGLVVADTKLDLAISPVDFLARAAHLWDAEGAFGQLQNQAYGYLWPMGPFHALGYVMDLPAWVVQRSWMALVLCVALVGMALLARALGVRSDLACIVAGFAFALSPRMLTVLGPSSIEVWPSALAPWVLLPLVIGSRRGSPVRAAALAALAVAMVGGVNAAATSAVLPLGVLWLLTREPGPRRRSMLLWWPLFTVLGTLWWLVPLFLLGAYSPPFLDFIETAAVTTYPTTLADALRGTSNWVAYLDPDSRAGRDLITSLYLPLNSAVVLAAGVAGLALRRNPHRLFLVSGVFAGLVLVTMGHHGDVQGWFASQLLTLLDGWLAPLRNVHKFDVVLRLPLVVGLAYALEELQSRWSAARGTRQGLGVSERTNIAFAIGVVVVAVVGSTSPAWVGRITPGQGFGDVPGYWREAAAWLEEDQEEHPGVALLVPGSSFGTYVWGTPRDEPMQALASSPWAVRNAVPLTPAGNIRMLDEIERRLNEGQGSEGLASYLRRAGVSHVVVRNDLERSRDVADPVLVHQALDDTPGLVRAVGFGPDIGGEARIEGGRLGKALVNSGWQTEYQAVEVYRVTGEVPYATEAADPETVVVGGPEDLLDLADAGVVGTSPVRLAVGADRGDAPPDRVVLTDGLRAVERNFGRLHDSVSPTLSYEQWRELSRSGVPDYSVADGSRWLTVADLEGAASVTASSTQADPDALGFTRRGTLPEAAVDGDPDTSWRSATMSPGAQWWRIELEEPRDVGRVTVRVGDAGDEVLVVSTPDWESEPLRFAPGEARSVEVPGGTSSVTVSDVSERTGNDIELAEVEVGEDVVRRLVVPPTPPEWGQPDAVVLRRLSDGRTGCARVDDVVRCAAHKAGSQEESRDVHRRFTSDATTAVPAHLIVSPYPGPDLDDVILQDQPARITASSVGVDDPRAGAVAAVDGDAGTTWSAALGELNPELRISWLGRRTVTGLGMSVNRDVAARLPQRVELSWPGGTKEVELERGSARFDAIRTDQLTVRVLDAEPATDLGFDGAAQSVPVGVSELVLQGVPYLPLDLPDEPARTPCGTGPTIRNNAVSQSTRVVGSPADMLAGRRLEAVLCRGDVVPLSTGVNDVDLLASDAFVPDVLVLGDPLGPTDGRALPTEQPDPVLRRVDVPTGGDVATRENASPGWTARVDGREAVPEVFDGWRQGWTTTAAGSLVMSFAPDGTYRAGLLGGAVALGGLLVVAASVRRGRRGARESGRRRRLPFIAHAAVLLMVAGVVAGYPGVVVSLVGAAGAAALHRRAPEAGAWWLGAPLAASYAAYAVRPWGGSAGWAGQLAWPHLLVVLSLSAVAAWVWLDEEDRVRPSRRAGRSTTR, encoded by the coding sequence GTGGAACCTGGTGCTCGTGCTGCGCAAGCGGTGAACCAGGAGGGCTCGCGTTTTGGTTGGCGGCTGGTTGCTGCCTGCGCGCTGCTGACGGGTCTCGCCCTGACCCAGTCCGCGGGGCTCGTGGTCGCCGACACCAAGCTCGACCTGGCGATCTCGCCGGTGGACTTCCTCGCTCGGGCGGCCCACCTGTGGGACGCCGAGGGCGCTTTCGGTCAGCTGCAGAACCAGGCCTACGGCTACCTCTGGCCGATGGGTCCCTTCCACGCCCTGGGCTACGTCATGGACCTCCCGGCGTGGGTCGTGCAGCGGTCGTGGATGGCGCTCGTGCTCTGCGTGGCGCTCGTCGGGATGGCTCTGCTCGCGCGCGCGCTGGGCGTTCGATCCGACCTGGCCTGCATCGTCGCCGGCTTCGCCTTCGCCCTGTCGCCGCGGATGCTGACGGTGCTGGGCCCCAGCTCGATCGAGGTGTGGCCGAGCGCCCTGGCGCCCTGGGTCTTGCTGCCGCTCGTGATCGGCAGCCGCCGCGGCTCGCCGGTCCGGGCGGCCGCGCTGGCCGCCCTGGCGGTGGCGATGGTGGGGGGCGTCAACGCGGCGGCGACGTCCGCCGTCCTTCCGCTGGGGGTGCTCTGGCTGCTCACCCGCGAACCCGGTCCGCGCCGTCGCTCGATGCTGCTGTGGTGGCCGCTCTTCACGGTCCTCGGCACGCTGTGGTGGCTCGTGCCTCTCTTCCTGCTCGGAGCCTACAGTCCTCCGTTCCTAGACTTCATCGAGACCGCGGCCGTGACGACCTATCCCACGACACTGGCCGACGCGCTGCGGGGCACCTCCAACTGGGTGGCATACCTCGACCCGGACAGCCGCGCCGGACGTGACCTCATCACCTCGCTCTACCTACCCCTCAACAGCGCGGTCGTCCTGGCGGCCGGTGTGGCGGGCCTTGCGCTGCGGCGCAACCCGCACCGCCTGTTCCTGGTCTCCGGGGTGTTCGCGGGCCTCGTGCTCGTGACGATGGGCCACCACGGCGACGTGCAGGGGTGGTTCGCCTCACAGCTGCTCACGCTGCTCGACGGGTGGCTCGCGCCGCTGCGCAACGTGCACAAGTTCGACGTCGTGCTCCGGCTCCCACTGGTGGTCGGGCTCGCCTACGCGCTCGAGGAGCTGCAGTCCCGCTGGAGCGCCGCTCGAGGAACACGTCAGGGCCTGGGCGTGTCCGAACGGACCAACATCGCTTTCGCGATCGGCGTCGTCGTGGTGGCCGTGGTCGGATCGACGTCCCCCGCGTGGGTCGGACGCATCACACCCGGGCAGGGGTTCGGCGATGTCCCCGGCTACTGGCGGGAGGCGGCGGCGTGGCTCGAGGAAGACCAGGAGGAGCACCCGGGCGTGGCGCTCCTCGTGCCCGGCTCGTCGTTCGGCACCTACGTGTGGGGCACGCCTCGGGACGAGCCCATGCAAGCGCTCGCGAGCAGCCCGTGGGCCGTTCGGAACGCCGTACCGCTCACCCCGGCCGGCAACATCCGGATGCTCGACGAGATCGAGCGACGCCTCAACGAGGGGCAGGGGAGCGAAGGGCTCGCGAGCTACCTCCGCCGGGCCGGTGTCTCCCACGTGGTGGTACGCAACGACCTCGAGCGCAGCCGCGACGTCGCCGACCCGGTCCTGGTCCACCAGGCTCTGGACGACACGCCCGGACTGGTGCGGGCGGTGGGCTTCGGGCCGGACATCGGTGGAGAGGCGCGCATCGAGGGAGGCCGTCTGGGCAAGGCGCTGGTCAACTCCGGCTGGCAGACGGAGTACCAGGCGGTCGAGGTCTATCGCGTGACAGGGGAGGTGCCGTACGCCACCGAGGCGGCGGATCCCGAGACGGTCGTGGTCGGTGGGCCCGAGGACCTCCTCGACCTTGCCGACGCGGGAGTCGTGGGCACCTCCCCGGTGCGGCTCGCCGTGGGTGCGGACCGGGGCGATGCACCACCCGACCGCGTCGTCCTCACCGACGGTCTGCGGGCGGTGGAGCGCAACTTCGGCCGGCTCCACGACTCCGTGTCGCCGACGTTGTCGTACGAGCAGTGGCGCGAGCTCTCCCGGTCCGGGGTGCCTGACTACTCCGTGGCGGACGGCTCGCGCTGGCTCACCGTCGCGGACCTGGAGGGCGCGGCGTCGGTGACCGCCTCGAGCACCCAGGCCGACCCCGACGCGCTGGGCTTCACCCGACGTGGCACCCTCCCCGAAGCGGCTGTGGACGGCGACCCGGACACGAGCTGGCGGTCCGCGACGATGTCGCCGGGTGCGCAGTGGTGGCGCATCGAGCTCGAGGAGCCACGTGACGTCGGCCGGGTGACGGTGCGCGTCGGTGACGCGGGCGACGAGGTCCTCGTCGTGTCGACGCCCGACTGGGAGAGCGAACCCCTGAGGTTCGCACCGGGGGAGGCGCGGTCGGTGGAGGTGCCCGGTGGGACGTCGTCGGTGACGGTGTCCGATGTGTCGGAGCGGACCGGCAACGACATCGAGCTCGCCGAGGTCGAGGTCGGAGAAGACGTCGTGCGTCGCCTGGTGGTCCCGCCCACGCCGCCGGAGTGGGGACAGCCCGACGCAGTCGTGCTCCGTCGCCTCTCCGACGGCCGGACCGGCTGCGCACGAGTGGACGACGTCGTCCGGTGTGCTGCGCACAAGGCAGGTTCTCAGGAGGAGTCCCGCGACGTGCACCGCCGCTTCACGTCCGACGCCACCACCGCCGTGCCGGCACACCTGATCGTGAGCCCCTACCCCGGACCCGACCTCGACGACGTGATCCTGCAGGACCAGCCGGCCCGGATCACGGCCTCCTCGGTCGGCGTGGACGACCCGCGGGCGGGCGCCGTCGCAGCCGTGGACGGAGACGCAGGCACCACGTGGTCGGCGGCGCTCGGCGAGCTGAACCCCGAGCTGCGGATCTCGTGGCTGGGGCGGCGCACGGTCACCGGCCTCGGGATGAGCGTCAACCGCGACGTCGCGGCTCGCCTGCCGCAGCGGGTCGAGCTTTCGTGGCCGGGAGGCACGAAGGAGGTCGAGCTGGAGCGCGGGTCCGCCCGGTTCGACGCGATCCGCACCGACCAGCTCACCGTCCGGGTCCTGGACGCCGAGCCGGCCACCGACCTGGGCTTCGACGGTGCCGCGCAGAGCGTGCCGGTCGGAGTCAGCGAGCTCGTCCTGCAAGGCGTCCCCTACCTGCCTCTGGACCTGCCTGACGAGCCGGCCCGAACTCCATGCGGCACGGGTCCCACGATTCGCAACAACGCGGTGTCCCAGTCCACGCGGGTCGTGGGCAGCCCGGCGGACATGCTGGCCGGGCGGCGACTCGAGGCGGTCCTGTGCCGGGGCGATGTGGTTCCCCTAAGCACGGGCGTCAACGACGTCGACCTTCTGGCGTCCGACGCGTTCGTGCCCGACGTGCTGGTCCTGGGTGACCCACTGGGCCCGACGGACGGCAGAGCACTCCCGACCGAGCAGCCCGACCCCGTCCTGCGTCGGGTCGACGTGCCGACCGGGGGCGACGTGGCGACGCGAGAGAACGCAAGCCCCGGCTGGACCGCGCGCGTCGACGGTCGTGAGGCCGTCCCGGAGGTCTTCGACGGCTGGCGCCAGGGGTGGACGACGACCGCGGCCGGGAGCCTCGTGATGTCGTTCGCGCCTGACGGCACCTACCGCGCGGGCCTGCTCGGTGGCGCGGTTGCCCTCGGTGGGCTGCTGGTGGTCGCGGCGTCCGTCCGCCGCGGGCGACGTGGTGCTCGGGAGTCCGGGCGACGCCGGAGACTTCCCTTCATCGCGCACGCAGCGGTCCTGCTGATGGTCGCCGGCGTGGTAGCGGGGTATCCGGGCGTGGTGGTCTCACTGGTCGGTGCTGCCGGGGCCGCGGCCCTCCACCGCAGGGCGCCGGAGGCCGGGGCGTGGTGGCTCGGCGCTCCGCTGGCCGCGTCCTACGCGGCGTACGCGGTGCGGCCGTGGGGCGGCTCGGCGGGGTGGGCCGGTCAGCTGGCCTGGCCTCACCTGCTGGTCGTGCTGTCCCTCTCGGCCGTGGCGGCCTGGGTGTGGCTCGACGAGGAGGATCGGGTGCGCCCGAGTCGCAGGGCAGGTCGCTCCACGACGCGATAG
- a CDS encoding class I SAM-dependent methyltransferase translates to MLTRTPPWRADLSRSLRLFREFRYEQPDPARFYTALARDSALQVSQYHDLSGQLMLDVGGGPGYFRQAFEAAGASYVALDADVGELAGTGSIDVRTVLGSGMQLPFRDAAVDVCYSSNVLEHVVEPWRMADDMLRVTRPGGLVFISYTTWWGPWGGHETAPWHYLGGRRARRRYAERHGHEPKNKFGESLFAVSVADGLRWARSQQDADVVHLVPRYNPWWSRWLLHVPVVREVITWNLVLVLRKR, encoded by the coding sequence GTGCTGACGAGGACCCCGCCGTGGCGCGCCGATCTCTCCCGGTCGCTACGGCTGTTCCGGGAGTTTCGCTACGAGCAGCCCGACCCGGCCCGGTTCTACACTGCGCTTGCGCGCGACTCCGCGCTGCAGGTGTCGCAGTACCACGACCTGTCAGGCCAGCTGATGCTCGACGTCGGGGGTGGCCCCGGCTACTTCCGGCAGGCGTTCGAGGCAGCTGGCGCTTCCTACGTCGCGCTCGACGCCGACGTGGGTGAGCTCGCCGGCACGGGGTCGATCGACGTGCGCACCGTCCTCGGCAGCGGCATGCAGCTGCCGTTCCGCGACGCGGCGGTGGATGTCTGCTACTCATCCAACGTCCTCGAGCACGTTGTGGAGCCGTGGCGGATGGCCGATGACATGCTGCGGGTCACCCGTCCGGGCGGCCTGGTCTTCATCAGCTACACCACATGGTGGGGTCCGTGGGGCGGCCACGAGACCGCGCCCTGGCACTACCTGGGTGGGCGACGGGCCCGACGCCGGTACGCCGAGCGCCACGGTCACGAGCCCAAGAACAAGTTCGGTGAGTCCCTCTTCGCGGTCTCGGTCGCCGACGGGCTGCGGTGGGCGCGCAGCCAGCAGGATGCCGACGTGGTGCACCTGGTTCCGCGTTACAACCCATGGTGGAGTCGCTGGCTGCTGCACGTCCCGGTAGTGAGAGAGGTCATCACGTGGAACCTGGTGCTCGTGCTGCGCAAGCGGTGA
- a CDS encoding glycosyltransferase family 4 protein yields the protein MTDHQELAGRHVAFFSWRDTHNPEGGGAERYLEKMAQGLVARGVRVTIFCAAHAAAPPDEVVDGIHFIRRGSKLTVYSEGFSGLARGRFGHVDLVVDVQNGLPFFTRAATKAPVVVLVHHVHREQWPVVYPGLVGKVGWAIEHRLAPRLYRSCQYVAVSRATRDELVPLGVDRQRIAVVHNGTDPVVATGVGKSDHPTIAVVGRLVPHKQVEHAIDAALALRAEHPDLRLHVVGSGWWEAELHRYAADRGAGDTVVFEGHVDETRKHEVYEQAWALALPSLKEGWGLVVGEAGMHRTPTVAYRSAGGTRESITHDVSGLLVDEPHDFVEALRDLLADAELRGRLGEGSLEMSHRFTWEHAQESFAHVVAAVLRGERVDAQDPDAE from the coding sequence ATGACTGACCACCAGGAGCTCGCCGGCCGACATGTCGCCTTCTTCAGCTGGCGCGACACCCACAACCCCGAGGGCGGGGGCGCCGAGCGCTATCTCGAGAAGATGGCGCAAGGACTCGTCGCGCGCGGCGTCCGCGTCACGATCTTCTGCGCTGCCCATGCGGCCGCACCTCCCGACGAGGTCGTCGACGGCATCCATTTCATCAGGCGAGGGTCGAAGCTCACCGTGTACTCGGAGGGGTTCAGCGGGCTGGCTCGCGGCCGGTTCGGACACGTGGACCTGGTCGTGGACGTGCAGAACGGTCTCCCGTTCTTCACCCGCGCCGCCACGAAGGCACCCGTCGTCGTCCTCGTGCACCATGTGCACCGCGAGCAGTGGCCGGTCGTCTACCCGGGGCTCGTCGGCAAGGTCGGATGGGCGATCGAGCACCGCCTCGCGCCGCGGCTCTACCGCTCGTGCCAGTACGTCGCGGTGTCGCGGGCCACGCGCGACGAGCTCGTCCCTCTGGGCGTGGACCGCCAGCGCATCGCCGTCGTCCACAACGGCACCGACCCCGTGGTCGCCACGGGGGTCGGGAAGTCGGACCACCCGACGATCGCAGTGGTTGGGCGGCTGGTCCCGCACAAGCAGGTCGAGCACGCGATCGACGCGGCACTCGCCCTGCGGGCCGAGCACCCCGACCTGCGTCTCCACGTCGTGGGCAGTGGGTGGTGGGAGGCCGAGCTGCACCGCTACGCCGCCGACCGGGGCGCGGGCGACACTGTCGTGTTCGAAGGTCACGTGGACGAGACTCGCAAGCACGAGGTCTACGAGCAGGCATGGGCGTTGGCCCTTCCCTCACTCAAGGAGGGCTGGGGTCTGGTCGTCGGAGAAGCTGGCATGCACCGGACGCCGACCGTGGCGTACCGCTCAGCGGGCGGAACCCGGGAGTCCATCACCCATGACGTGTCAGGACTGCTCGTCGACGAGCCGCACGACTTCGTCGAGGCCCTGCGGGACCTGCTCGCCGATGCGGAGCTGCGTGGACGGCTCGGGGAGGGGTCACTCGAGATGAGTCACCGGTTCACCTGGGAGCACGCGCAGGAGTCGTTCGCCCACGTGGTGGCGGCCGTCCTGCGTGGTGAGCGCGTCGACGCGCAGGACCCCGACGCTGAGTGA